The Alligator mississippiensis isolate rAllMis1 chromosome 3, rAllMis1, whole genome shotgun sequence DNA window GAGACAGATGCACGGAGCACGTGGCCGAAGCCAATCTCCTCTCCTTTGTGGCCAGcttgggcagctcccagccctccatCCCGGTGGGCCCGGCTGGCGCGCAGGACGCCAAGACAACGGGCGGCGGGGCTCTGAGTTTCACTAGGGGGTAAACAGGAGGTGTTGCAAAGCTGAGCGGTTCAATCGGGACCATGTTCCTTCGACTATCAGACCTccccttgaatttaagatgcaccACGATCTGCTGACCCTCAGCTTAAGAAAAGAAACCCCAGGCAATAAAGAAATAGGCGTTTCCTAGATACAGCCTCTACATGGTGCAGAGGAcagctttttccttcttttttttttttaactcaatttAAGACACAGGTTGTCTTTAGAAGAAATATCTCATTTTAAAAAGAGTGGCTTTCTATTCAAAAAGAGTGCCTTTCTATTCAAAGGAATCCACAAGGTCATGTTTAAGGCTCCAGCTCCAGAAATACTCAGCATCCATCCACCGATCCACTTCATTTAGGGTCTCTTGAGGGTCAGGCTCTTTTGAACTATCTGGGATGAGGGAACAGGCATCTTCGATACAAGTGTAATAGTCCCTAACTCATTCCTGAGACATTCCTGGTATATTAGCTTAATTTTACTGTGTGTGAGAACCTTTCTTTGCAAACTATAGGAAAGGCCTGATGACTGGCACAACACTTTGGGGCACACGTCCATTTTCTATCCCTGCTGGTAGCCTGGTTGTCAGCAAAAATGATGGTGGGAGCTCTTTGCTGCTCTCTCAAACACAGCAGGCTAGTTTCACGTGCACCTCTGAACTGTTTTCCATCTGGCCATTCCTCTGTCAGCAACCGGGCTGCGagcacatctttaaaaaaagggggaagaaacCTCTCCACTCCCCAATCTCTGCACATTAACACCACAGTCCTTTTTGCTTCCTTACAAAAATAGGATACACGTTATAAATGTCCTCACTCTATGAAGAGCAATGTTTGCAGCAGGGTCATGCAAGCAAAAAAGCCTGACAGCAGGTGTTAGCAGCCGGCTGGGATGGAACAAcgtggctgcctgttatgtgcaGTCTGGACAGTTAAAATACCTGCAGGTAAGTCGGGTATCCTGGGCCTGCCTGGTACCCGAGAGAAGGGGGAATATATAGAGCATTTGTTAGTCAAGTCCAACATTGGACTAAGCAAAAAATATAGCTAGCTttatcctctttaaaaaaagaaaaagtcatttGCCACATTATAAAACTTAAGGCTGGCTGTGCCGTAGCAATCCTCCCAGGCTCGATTTTATCCCCTTTCCCTTTTAAAGTTGTCCTTACCCCTGGACTTGGGGCTGTCTCTATGGCACTTGCACCAACTCCAAAGGCTGCACTTCACGAGCATCAAACTTCCTGGCGTCTGCCCTGGATTTGGGCAGGGGCAGTGAGCGGAGAGATGCCAAACCCCAGTATGGGATCCCTGCTTCGTATTGAAGCGTGCAGCCTTTTAGAAAGACGCAGACTACGGGGCTGTTCCCCATAGATGCGGGAGGTGGATGGGCGCATTGCACATTTCCAAATGGAGAACAAATGAATCCAAGGAACATTCCTGCTGCACCGCAGCCAGCCATACGATACATTCACCTCTTGAAACACTACCGAACTGAGGTCTTCGCTTCCTGCACGTGCCGATGGACACGTTTATCTTTCCTCCTGCAGTGATCAAGAGATATTTAAGGAAACTGTCAACCCAAATTAGAACTTTTtccactgattaaaaaaatactCAAGGCAGGTCCAATTCATTTCTCCATCCCCAGACTTCCTCTCCACGtcgctcccctccccactccaaatAAAGTGTGCAATTAGAATTATTAGTTGTTCAAAACCCTACAGTAAGGCATGGTTATCCCGCAGTTTGAAGCCGATGGGGGAGCCCGTTAAGACACCCAGAGGAAATAAGCAACTTCATCCAGGTCGACCGGGTAGTCCGTCAGCAGGACCGGGGTCTTCTCAAACAACTCCCCTTTGTAACTGCGCCACTTCCCGGCGGGGAGGTACACGTCGCGCTCttgcttccccagctccagcactggGGCCACCATGAGCGTGTCCCCGATGAGGAACTGGGAGTCGATTTTGTGGGCGGATTCGTCGCTCGGGGAAATCCACCAGATGGGCCGGATGATGGGGTCCCCCGTGTCCGTGATCTCCCcggccagctccagcagcagagggGCGACCAGGGACTCGTGCAGCTCCGTGAACCTCTGCGCAATCTCGATCACCTCCTTGTCGTAGAGCCAGGGCGGGATGGAGAACTGCATGGACGGCATGAAGGCCGACAGCTCCAGCCAGCGGATGTACAGCTCCCGGTCGGGGATTTCAACCGCTCCTCCTGTCTTGTTCGGGAAAAAGTTGCCCCCGATCATGTCCGCCGAAATGAAGGGATACCCCAGCATGCTGATGGTGAGCACGGTCGGGATGAGGGACTTGAGGCCGAGCTCGTAGCCCCACACCGAGTCGCGGTCGATGATGCGGAAGAAGCACGATATGTTCTGGGACTGGTAGCCGACACGAACCTCGGCCAGCTCGTAGAAGGGGATGGCCATTTCGGTGTACCGGCGGGACCAGATGCTGGGGTCCGACAAGGGCCGGAAGGTGCTGAACTGCTTGGGGAGGTAGCTCGTCTCTCCGGCGTCGAACTTAAAGGAGGAGATGCCGTACTTTGAGCGCAGCTGCCGCAGGTGGCTCTGAAACCACTCCCTGGCCGCTGGGTTGGTGAAGTCCAGGATGGCCCCGATGCCGTTCCACCACTCCACCATGGCGGGGAGTCTTCCCGTCGGCTCCTTGATGAACAGCTGCCTCTCTATCCCCACGCCAAAGTTGGAGGAGTTGTAGTTGATGAAGGGATGAGTCCACAGGGTCACTTTAAACCCATCTTCTTTCAGTTTCTTGAACATTTCCGTCACGTTGGGGAATTTCTGAGGATCGAAGTCGAAGTCGCCGTAAGCCTGCGTGTAGGTGTCATCGATTTCGATGTGGCTGCAATTAAAACGGTATTTCTTAATCTTCTCTGCAAAGCGCAGGAGCTTGTCCTGGTCGATGTCGTTTTTGTACAGGGCCCAGGTGGACCAGATCGGGTAGCGGAAGGCGTTTTCCGACGGGATCTTGGAGGGCTTGTTGAAATACCTCCGCACCATGTACTTGTGAATGGAGGTCACGTCCGAGCCGACGCACACCCTGTAGCTCAGCTCCGggaagggctgctgccccaggggaGGCTTGTAGGGGGAGTCCTTGTAGCGGGCCTGGAAGAAAAGGGACCGTTCGGTGGCGTTGAACCCCAGGTGGAAGGGCACCGAGTCGTTGATCTTGATGGCGGCCGCCTTCGAGGACAGCCAGTACCGCTCCAGGATGCCCCCGAAGCTGTCCCGGAAGGAGTACACGTCGCTCGTCACGAAGGGCGTGGGCTCCTGGTAGCCCGGGAGCCGGATGGGCCAGTGCTGCACGCTCATCTCGCAGCCCCCGTACCAGTGCGCGTCCTCCCAGAACATGGTGTGCTCCACCACCGTGTCGGCCACGAACTCCTCCCAGCGCACGCGGTAGCACATCACCGTGTCCTTGTGCTTGACGGTCTGGATGAAGAAGTTCAGCTTCCCCTTGTCCGACCGGGTGCAGGTTAAGATCTCCCCTTCCTTGGAGCAGGACTCCAGGTCGAGGGCGCCCGACTGGAAGGCCAGTCTGAAGACCACCTCCCCGTCCTGGTTCTTGATGATGAAGCCGTCCTTCCTCAAGTCCATCAGCTCCGTCTTCAGCTGCTCCGCCTTCCTGAGCGACGCCGTGTAGTAACACCACGCCACCACCGCCGCGATGAACAACAGGAGCCCCACGGTTATCGTCCCAATCATGGGCCGCAGCTCCTTGGACGGCTTCTGTTTGATGGGGGTGATGTTTTCGGGTAGGAACGTATACATGAtgctatcctttctgtacagagTCTGCCTAAATGAAAGGATAGCGGGCTTTCTGTCAAGCCCCGGTCTGGAGATCTTGTGGATGGGAAAGGGCTTGTTTCTCACAGTGGGATGCCTCTCTGGATCTCCGGGTAAGTGGGTTAGGAAGCCAGCGGTTCTTCCCACTCCAAATCCAGTCAATCCTCGGTGCCTGAAATAGAAAGGAGGTGGAGATTTAAGCGCTGCTCCAATGGATCTGTATCAGTCACGGTCATGGCCAAGGTCCAACCAAGCATGTGGCCCCAGCATTTTGGTACAGACACCGAGAATGAGACTCTGAGCTCGTAACGGAAACCCAACCCCTAACCAAAAATCGGCACTTATAGGACCCATGTGACACGTGGATGAAAAGGACAGATCTGTCCCGAAGAAGGCAGTGGGTCATGCAGATATACCCTAAATCAATTCATCAGAGCACACGAAAGAGCACTGGTATATTTaagtttttgagggtttttttccagcaACCAGACTACTATATTTTACCCCCTCTGGGACTTAGGGGTTAACTTTCAACAGATGCTTTGGACGCCTGTTAGGGCAGGTTGGAGCGAGGTGTACTCTACCCCTGCACTTGGCATCAGCACAAGTCTCTCTGCGCTGCCCGCAGACCTGCCTGGGGCTGAGCGGCTCGTTATCCTAGCTGTCACATTTTATGGCATACTCGGGGCCGTTACAGCTAagtgcaaatgaacagacatgcaTGGGCGAAAGCTGATCACTTGCTAATGTGTAGGCAGATCTGTATGGTTTGCTCACAAACCCCATGGTCAGTAAGCTGTTAGCATCCTTCCTGGGTGGTGCTAACTGGCAGGGCTATACACAATTGTGTGATGATCTCTAAGCAATGTGGCTTTCTATCTCCGGCTGTTTCCACTCTGGATTTAACTCAGATTAGCTGCACTCGCCTTAACTCTTATTGTGCAGGGTGTATTATCACCCTGGGTGATTTTATCAGGGCATGCGTATTAGCACCAGATGAGCTGTGCTAATGCAAGACACTGTCATCTCAAGGTTAAAGCTCCCCCACTGAAGACCGAGGCCGGCGGGTGCGGATGGGGTCCTGCCTATCACTTGCATTCACCATGCAGTCAAGATAAACCCTGGAAGTATAGTTTAAGGGAGACTTATTGCACCTTGAGCCATCATTACGGATGcacaagaaggaagagaaatgcCGTTCTCCCATGGACAAATGTCCAGTCGCTCAGGGCGGAggtggggagaggacagggaTTGCA harbors:
- the LOC132249670 gene encoding myogenesis-regulating glycosidase-like → MYTFLPENITPIKQKPSKELRPMIGTITVGLLLFIAAVVAWCYYTASLRKAEQLKTELMDLRKDGFIIKNQDGEVVFRLAFQSGALDLESCSKEGEILTCTRSDKGKLNFFIQTVKHKDTVMCYRVRWEEFVADTVVEHTMFWEDAHWYGGCEMSVQHWPIRLPGYQEPTPFVTSDVYSFRDSFGGILERYWLSSKAAAIKINDSVPFHLGFNATERSLFFQARYKDSPYKPPLGQQPFPELSYRVCVGSDVTSIHKYMVRRYFNKPSKIPSENAFRYPIWSTWALYKNDIDQDKLLRFAEKIKKYRFNCSHIEIDDTYTQAYGDFDFDPQKFPNVTEMFKKLKEDGFKVTLWTHPFINYNSSNFGVGIERQLFIKEPTGRLPAMVEWWNGIGAILDFTNPAAREWFQSHLRQLRSKYGISSFKFDAGETSYLPKQFSTFRPLSDPSIWSRRYTEMAIPFYELAEVRVGYQSQNISCFFRIIDRDSVWGYELGLKSLIPTVLTISMLGYPFISADMIGGNFFPNKTGGAVEIPDRELYIRWLELSAFMPSMQFSIPPWLYDKEVIEIAQRFTELHESLVAPLLLELAGEITDTGDPIIRPIWWISPSDESAHKIDSQFLIGDTLMVAPVLELGKQERDVYLPAGKWRSYKGELFEKTPVLLTDYPVDLDEVAYFLWVS